The Variovorax sp. S12S4 genome includes the window CTTGCAAGCACCGTTGACGGGCGCGCCCGCATGCACCTTGATGCGGTGGTCGGGCACGGCCTCGAAGCCGACCACGCCGCCGGGCGTGTGGCGCACGTGCACGTTCAGATGGGTGTCGGAGGGGGCGCGATCGCTCATCGGGCAATTATCCGGCGTGCCGGCAAAGCATGCTCGCGCGCCTTCGTCCGTTCGTGCTGCACCGCGGCCGAATGTGCGCGACCGGGTCGGCCGCTTTCCGGATCATCCGCAGCCATGAATACAACCACTCAAGACTCGCGATCCATGGACTCCCCTGCGAACAACAAATACGCCGGCAAGAAGGCCGTCATTACCGGCGGCACCATCGGCATGGGCCTGGCCACCGCCCAGGCGCTGCTCGAAGGCGGCGCCGAAGTGCTCGTGACAGGCCTGAACCCGAAGAACCTCGAAGCCGCGCGCCGCACCCTGGGGCCCCGCGCCCATGTCGTGGCGTCGGACACCGGCTCGCTAGCCGACATCGACGCGCTCGCGGCGCTCGCCCGCGAAAAGCTCGGCCACATCGACCTGCTGCACATCAACGCGGGCATCTCGACGCTGGAGCCCTTCGAGCAGGTGACCGAAGCCGGCTACGACCGCGCTTTCGCGATCAACACCAAGGGCCCGTTCTTCACCGTGCAGCGCCTCGTGCCGCTGATGCGCGCGGGCAGCGCCATCGTCGTTACCTCGTCCATCGCGGACAAGGGCGGCATGCATGGCCTGAGCGTCTACAGCGCGACCAAGGCCGCGCTGCGTTCCTTCGCCTCGGGCTTTGCGGCGGAGCTGGTGGGACGCGGCATCCGGGTCAACGTGGTGAGCCCCGGCTTCATCGACACGCCCACGCTCGGCATCGCCGATGCGACGGCAGAGGAGCGCGCCGAGTTCATCCGCCTGGGCGACCAGATCACGCCGATGCGGCGCCACGGCACGGCCGAAGAGGTGGCCCGCGCGGTGCTCTTCTTCGCCTTCGAGGCGACCTTCACGACAGGGGCGCGGCTCACGGTCGATGGCGGCCTGGGCCAGAACCTCACGCCGGCCGCCGCCTGAACTTGAATTGCAATCAAAAAGAAAGAACGAACACATGACCGACGTTTCCCTCATCGGCCTCGGCCCCATGGGCATCGCACTCGCCCGAGCG containing:
- a CDS encoding SDR family oxidoreductase translates to MDSPANNKYAGKKAVITGGTIGMGLATAQALLEGGAEVLVTGLNPKNLEAARRTLGPRAHVVASDTGSLADIDALAALAREKLGHIDLLHINAGISTLEPFEQVTEAGYDRAFAINTKGPFFTVQRLVPLMRAGSAIVVTSSIADKGGMHGLSVYSATKAALRSFASGFAAELVGRGIRVNVVSPGFIDTPTLGIADATAEERAEFIRLGDQITPMRRHGTAEEVARAVLFFAFEATFTTGARLTVDGGLGQNLTPAAA